A region from the Arthrobacter roseus genome encodes:
- the prmC gene encoding peptide chain release factor N(5)-glutamine methyltransferase — MAIAEAVACLSAAAVPSPRVDAETLAAHVLGTERGRIRALLAMNDNETLLPPRFGELVAQRVDRVPLQHLTGVAHFRYLNLLVGPGVFVPRPETETVAQLAIDAAREAGDATVVDLGTGSGAIAASVAHEVPGATVVAVELDELAHAWAQRNLAGLSVELIHGDLRDALGERNATFDVVVSNPPYIPSTAVPQDPEVANHDPRMALYGGGEDGMELPRATMATAARLLRSGGYFVMEHAEVQAHDMVAELESTSLWEDIRSHSDLNDRARATSAVRRVAQTIEMKD, encoded by the coding sequence ATGGCAATAGCCGAAGCCGTGGCGTGCCTGAGTGCAGCCGCTGTTCCAAGTCCTAGAGTTGACGCAGAAACGCTAGCAGCCCATGTGCTCGGTACGGAGCGCGGACGTATACGCGCCCTTTTGGCCATGAACGACAATGAGACGCTTCTCCCGCCCCGGTTCGGTGAGCTCGTGGCGCAAAGAGTGGATCGCGTGCCGCTGCAGCACCTGACCGGCGTAGCCCATTTCCGCTATCTAAATCTGCTCGTCGGGCCCGGCGTCTTCGTTCCCAGACCAGAAACAGAAACTGTTGCCCAGTTAGCGATTGACGCTGCCCGTGAAGCGGGCGATGCCACAGTGGTGGATCTTGGAACCGGGTCCGGTGCGATCGCTGCATCGGTTGCACATGAAGTTCCCGGGGCTACGGTGGTTGCTGTTGAACTCGATGAGTTGGCGCATGCCTGGGCTCAACGTAACCTTGCCGGTCTCAGCGTGGAATTGATCCATGGGGATCTACGTGACGCACTGGGCGAACGGAACGCCACCTTCGACGTCGTCGTGAGTAATCCCCCCTATATTCCCTCAACCGCCGTTCCCCAGGATCCGGAGGTAGCCAACCACGATCCGCGCATGGCGCTGTATGGCGGCGGGGAGGACGGCATGGAACTGCCTCGAGCGACCATGGCGACGGCGGCTCGTCTGCTACGGTCCGGCGGCTACTTTGTCATGGAGCACGCCGAAGTACAGGCACACGACATGGTCGCGGAGTTGGAATCGACGTCGTTGTGGGAGGACATCCGGTCACACTCTGACCTCAACGACCGAGCGCGGGCTACGTCGGCAGTGCGCAGGGTTGCGCAAACCATCGAGATGAAAGACTGA
- the prfA gene encoding peptide chain release factor 1: protein MFESVQGMLDEHAALQKELSDPAVYADQSLARKLGRRSAQLNGIVDSYNTWHGLEGDLAAAREMATEDPEFAAEVPELEAQLEIAQERLRRLLIPRDPNDSRDVILEVKGGEGGDEAALFAGDLLRMYMRYADSRGWKTEIISATESDLGGYKDVQMAVKGSSRDPAEGVYARLKFEGGVHRVQRVPVTESQGRIHTSAAGVLVLPEVDEPEEVDLNQNDLKIDVYRSSGPGGQSVNTTDSAVRITHLPTGIVVAMQNEKSQLQNREAAMRVLRSRLLAHQQAEIDAANSDIRKSQIRTMDRSERIRTYNYPENRIADHRTGYKAYNLDTVMNGDLEPVVQSAIEMDEQARLDAIGADTP, encoded by the coding sequence ATGTTCGAGTCAGTGCAGGGCATGCTGGATGAGCACGCCGCGTTGCAGAAGGAGCTCAGCGATCCCGCTGTGTATGCAGACCAGTCACTGGCTCGCAAACTGGGACGCCGGTCCGCTCAGTTGAACGGGATCGTGGACTCGTACAACACCTGGCACGGTCTGGAGGGGGACCTCGCGGCTGCGCGCGAAATGGCCACCGAGGATCCTGAGTTCGCGGCCGAGGTTCCGGAGCTGGAAGCCCAACTAGAGATTGCCCAAGAGCGTTTGCGGCGTCTGCTGATCCCTCGCGATCCCAATGACAGCCGCGATGTCATCCTGGAAGTCAAAGGCGGTGAGGGCGGCGATGAGGCGGCTCTCTTCGCTGGCGATCTCCTGCGGATGTACATGCGTTATGCCGACAGTCGCGGCTGGAAGACAGAGATTATTTCTGCCACGGAATCTGATCTCGGCGGTTACAAAGACGTTCAGATGGCGGTCAAAGGATCCTCACGCGATCCGGCTGAGGGCGTCTACGCCCGCCTCAAGTTCGAGGGCGGCGTTCACAGGGTCCAACGGGTGCCTGTCACAGAATCACAGGGCAGAATTCACACCTCTGCAGCCGGTGTGCTGGTCCTGCCCGAAGTTGACGAACCCGAAGAAGTTGACCTTAACCAGAACGACTTGAAGATTGATGTCTACCGATCATCGGGTCCCGGTGGGCAGTCTGTGAACACCACCGACTCCGCGGTTCGGATCACGCACCTCCCCACAGGGATTGTTGTAGCCATGCAGAACGAGAAGTCACAGCTGCAGAACCGCGAGGCAGCCATGCGCGTGCTGCGTTCGCGGTTGCTCGCGCATCAGCAGGCGGAGATCGACGCCGCCAACTCTGACATCCGCAAGTCACAGATCCGCACCATGGACCGGTCCGAACGAATCCGTACCTATAACTACCCGGAGAACCGGATCGCTGACCACCGCACGGGCTACAAGGCCTACAACCTGGACACTGTCATGAACGGTGATTTGGAACCGGTAGTCCAGTCCGCCATTGAGATGGACGAACAGGCGCGGCTTGATGCCATTGGCGCCGATACCCCATAG
- the rho gene encoding transcription termination factor Rho has product MTETTNLTAGVDTKSADTNGAANSKGAGLAGLKLAQLQALAGQLGITGGSRMRKSDLVSAISDHQRGSTVADRSGSSNGQSKKSSASSKGQDSAEEKPAADTGTDATAGGGNAEPAAERPSRGRGRSRRAGSDGVVAPSTDASQEAEAPRDSAAPAQESKDSVQAAPAEGRAEGTRERGRGRGRNRRSEGAPDSQGNQSNDQVKSSDESSSNDKQQQKQRSDDADAREDKGNRDNNDRSERRNRNRNRNEGREESNRNDGGRNDNRSDGGRNDNRSDGGRNDNRSDGGRNDNRSDGGRNDNRSDGGRNDNRNDSGDRDDDRGGRNRRGRNRNDRFRDRNDRNDRRRGRNDRNPDVDDTELTEDDVLLPVAGILDVLENYAFVRTSGYLPGPNDVYVSLNQVKKNNLRKGDAVAGAIRAPRDGENSGGGQSARQKYNALVQLTTVNGKPVEENKDRIEFAKLVPLYPSERLRLETDPKKIGPRVIDLVAPIGKGQRGLIVSPPKAGKTLILQAIANAITVNNPEVHLMMVLVDERPEEVTDMQRTVKGEVIASTFDRPADDHTTVAELSIERAKRLVEMGMDVVVLLDSMTRLGRAYNLAAPASGRILSGGVDSAALYPPKRFFGAARNIENGGSLTILATALVETGSKMDEVIFEEFKGTGNMELRLSRHLADKRIFPAVDVNASGTRREENLLSPDEIKIMWKLRRVLSGLEQQQALELLTNKIRTTESNVEFLMQVQKTTLGNRSDDDKK; this is encoded by the coding sequence GTGACTGAAACCACCAACCTGACTGCAGGTGTGGACACAAAATCTGCCGATACCAACGGCGCCGCTAACTCCAAGGGTGCAGGTCTCGCAGGTCTAAAGCTTGCTCAGTTGCAGGCACTTGCAGGGCAGTTGGGAATCACAGGTGGATCGCGGATGAGAAAGAGTGATCTCGTTTCTGCCATCTCCGATCACCAGCGTGGGTCTACCGTCGCTGACAGAAGCGGCTCGTCCAACGGACAGTCAAAGAAGTCATCGGCCTCGTCCAAGGGCCAGGACTCAGCGGAAGAAAAACCAGCCGCCGACACAGGCACTGACGCTACCGCTGGCGGCGGAAATGCTGAGCCAGCGGCTGAGCGTCCCTCACGAGGACGTGGACGCAGCCGTCGAGCCGGAAGCGACGGCGTCGTCGCACCGTCGACGGACGCTTCGCAAGAGGCGGAAGCTCCTCGAGACTCTGCTGCCCCCGCCCAGGAAAGCAAGGACTCGGTCCAGGCTGCGCCGGCGGAAGGGCGCGCCGAAGGTACCCGGGAACGTGGCCGCGGTCGCGGACGCAACCGTCGTTCCGAAGGTGCCCCGGATAGTCAGGGCAACCAGAGCAACGACCAGGTCAAATCTTCTGACGAGAGCTCATCCAACGATAAGCAGCAGCAGAAGCAGCGGTCCGATGACGCCGACGCACGTGAAGACAAGGGCAACCGCGACAACAACGACCGCAGTGAGCGCCGGAACCGGAATAGGAACCGCAACGAGGGCCGCGAAGAGAGCAATCGGAATGACGGTGGCCGTAACGATAACCGTAGTGACGGTGGCCGTAACGATAACCGTAGTGACGGTGGCCGTAACGATAACCGTAGTGACGGTGGCCGTAACGATAACCGTAGTGACGGTGGCCGCAATGATAACCGTAGTGACGGTGGCCGCAATGATAACCGCAACGACAGCGGTGACCGTGACGACGACCGCGGAGGCCGTAATAGGCGCGGTCGCAACCGCAATGACAGGTTCCGTGACCGTAACGACCGCAATGACCGCCGGCGCGGGCGCAATGACCGTAACCCTGACGTAGATGATACCGAGCTGACCGAGGACGACGTTCTGCTGCCGGTGGCAGGCATACTCGACGTCCTGGAGAACTACGCGTTCGTCCGGACCTCGGGTTACCTGCCTGGTCCCAACGACGTCTATGTTTCGCTGAACCAGGTCAAGAAGAACAACCTGCGCAAAGGCGACGCGGTGGCTGGCGCCATCCGTGCACCGCGTGACGGAGAAAATTCTGGCGGCGGGCAAAGCGCACGTCAGAAGTACAACGCGCTGGTCCAGCTGACGACGGTCAACGGAAAGCCGGTGGAGGAGAACAAAGATCGTATCGAGTTCGCCAAGCTCGTGCCGCTCTACCCATCGGAGCGCCTGCGCCTGGAAACTGATCCCAAGAAGATCGGCCCGCGTGTCATTGACTTGGTGGCGCCCATCGGCAAAGGCCAGCGTGGTCTGATCGTTTCGCCTCCCAAGGCGGGTAAGACGCTGATTCTGCAGGCTATTGCCAATGCGATCACCGTCAACAACCCGGAGGTCCATCTCATGATGGTTCTGGTAGACGAACGCCCTGAAGAAGTAACAGACATGCAGCGCACGGTCAAGGGCGAGGTCATTGCGTCCACGTTCGACCGACCGGCAGATGACCACACCACGGTGGCGGAACTTTCCATCGAGCGTGCCAAGCGTCTGGTTGAAATGGGTATGGACGTTGTTGTCCTCCTGGACTCCATGACACGTCTTGGCCGGGCCTACAACCTGGCCGCTCCAGCGTCGGGGCGTATCCTCTCCGGTGGTGTGGATTCGGCTGCGCTGTACCCGCCCAAGCGGTTCTTCGGTGCCGCCCGCAACATCGAGAACGGTGGATCTCTGACCATCCTCGCGACTGCTCTAGTGGAAACCGGGTCCAAGATGGACGAGGTAATTTTCGAGGAGTTCAAGGGCACGGGCAACATGGAACTGCGGTTGTCGCGTCATCTGGCGGACAAGCGCATCTTCCCGGCCGTGGATGTCAATGCTTCCGGTACCCGCCGCGAGGAGAATCTGTTGTCTCCGGACGAGATCAAGATCATGTGGAAGCTTCGCAGGGTTCTCTCCGGTCTTGAACAGCAGCAGGCACTTGAGCTGCTCACTAACAAGATCCGGACCACAGAGTCCAACGTCGAATTTCTCATGCAGGTGCAGAAGACCACGCTGGGTAATAGGTCCGACGACGACAAGAAGTAG
- the thrB gene encoding homoserine kinase translates to MRLPYRVEPGQDVSVTVPATSANLGPGYDALGLALNLYDVLRVSTSAEGHTTVVVQGEGQNDLPRDSTHLCVEVMSTFFETIGFATPALRLTAENRIPHGRGLGSSAAAVVSAAVAANALLPESARLSNEALLQFCAGVEGHPDNVAPAILGSLAISWPHQASFAAARVSIHPDICVVVAIPPGQLSTASARGLLPDVVPHGAAAANAGRAALLVHALVTDPGLLVPATEDFLHQSYRAEVMPDSSALVKRLRSAGFAAVISGAGPTVAVILRDSLEANRVEAEIHAGISDGVPPEFWRVLRLKVDLEGARVEVHRR, encoded by the coding sequence ATGAGACTGCCATACCGGGTGGAACCCGGGCAGGACGTTTCGGTGACGGTCCCAGCGACAAGCGCCAACCTCGGACCAGGCTATGACGCACTGGGACTGGCGTTAAATCTTTATGACGTTCTTCGCGTCAGCACGTCAGCGGAAGGTCACACGACCGTCGTTGTACAAGGGGAAGGGCAGAACGATCTGCCTCGGGACTCCACTCATCTGTGTGTCGAGGTCATGTCCACCTTCTTTGAGACCATTGGGTTCGCAACGCCAGCGCTCCGGCTCACAGCAGAGAACCGTATCCCACACGGCCGGGGTCTCGGTTCTTCAGCGGCGGCCGTTGTTTCAGCGGCGGTGGCTGCAAATGCGTTGCTGCCCGAGAGTGCTCGGCTGAGCAATGAAGCGTTGCTGCAATTCTGTGCCGGGGTTGAGGGACATCCGGATAATGTGGCCCCGGCCATTCTCGGTTCCCTTGCTATCTCCTGGCCCCACCAGGCTTCATTTGCCGCGGCACGAGTCTCGATTCATCCGGACATTTGCGTCGTCGTCGCTATTCCTCCCGGGCAGCTCTCTACAGCGTCGGCTCGTGGTCTGCTTCCCGACGTCGTTCCTCATGGGGCAGCTGCCGCTAATGCGGGCAGGGCGGCCCTGTTGGTTCATGCACTCGTGACGGATCCTGGACTCCTGGTGCCGGCAACGGAAGATTTCTTACATCAGTCCTATCGAGCAGAGGTTATGCCGGATAGTTCCGCGCTGGTGAAAAGGCTCCGCTCGGCTGGCTTCGCTGCAGTCATCTCAGGAGCTGGCCCCACCGTCGCCGTTATCCTTCGCGACTCCCTGGAGGCCAACCGGGTTGAAGCCGAAATCCACGCCGGTATCTCTGATGGCGTGCCGCCTGAATTCTGGCGTGTTCTTCGTCTAAAAGTTGATTTAGAAGGTGCTAGAGTGGAAGTGCACCGAAGGTAA
- the thrC gene encoding threonine synthase has translation MAHQWRGVIREYAQRLPVGPATRIISLGEGGTPLVFAPALSELTGSKVYLKVEGMNPTGSFKDRGMTMAITAAVESGAEAVVCASTGNTSASAAAYATQAGIKCAVLVPDGKISMGKLSQAIAHGAELLQVNGNFDNCLDVARKLSENYPVFLVNSVNPARIEGQKTAAFEVVDFLGDAPDYHLLPVGNAGNITAYWKGYREYAESYISATAGELPAVSTKTPIMWGFQAAGSAPIVAGHPITEPDTIASAIRIGNPASWQQAETARDESGGLIDSVTDEEILAAHRWLSSKEGVFVEPASAAGVAGLLKHHAAGNVPTEKTMVITVTGHGLKDPQWALRTADGSDIEPTKVEFDVVSVANALGLTGL, from the coding sequence ATGGCACATCAGTGGCGCGGGGTCATTCGCGAATATGCGCAGCGCTTGCCAGTTGGCCCGGCTACCCGCATCATCTCGCTCGGTGAGGGCGGAACCCCTCTGGTTTTCGCTCCGGCATTATCGGAGCTGACCGGTTCAAAAGTGTATTTGAAGGTCGAGGGAATGAACCCCACTGGATCCTTCAAGGACCGGGGCATGACCATGGCCATCACAGCCGCTGTGGAATCCGGGGCAGAAGCCGTGGTCTGCGCTTCGACGGGAAATACGTCTGCGTCGGCGGCCGCCTACGCTACCCAGGCCGGCATCAAATGCGCTGTGTTGGTACCGGACGGAAAAATATCCATGGGCAAGCTCTCTCAGGCCATTGCCCATGGAGCTGAGCTGCTGCAGGTCAACGGAAACTTCGACAACTGTCTCGATGTAGCTCGGAAGCTCAGTGAAAATTACCCTGTCTTCCTCGTTAATTCGGTTAACCCTGCACGGATCGAGGGCCAGAAAACTGCAGCGTTCGAAGTCGTGGACTTCCTCGGAGACGCCCCCGACTACCATCTGCTTCCCGTGGGTAACGCTGGCAACATCACTGCCTATTGGAAGGGCTACCGCGAGTACGCGGAATCCTACATATCGGCGACGGCGGGGGAGTTACCCGCCGTGTCAACCAAGACACCGATCATGTGGGGTTTCCAGGCGGCCGGTTCAGCTCCGATTGTGGCAGGTCATCCGATCACGGAGCCTGACACCATCGCGAGCGCCATTCGCATCGGGAACCCTGCCTCGTGGCAACAGGCCGAGACCGCCCGGGATGAGTCCGGTGGCCTCATCGATTCTGTGACGGACGAGGAGATCCTCGCCGCCCACCGCTGGTTGTCCTCCAAAGAGGGAGTTTTTGTCGAGCCGGCTTCTGCTGCTGGCGTTGCCGGTTTGTTGAAACATCATGCGGCGGGCAACGTGCCAACCGAGAAGACGATGGTTATCACTGTGACCGGTCATGGATTAAAGGACCCACAGTGGGCGCTTCGAACTGCAGATGGGTCGGATATCGAGCCCACTAAGGTGGAGTTCGACGTCGTAAGCGTTGCCAACGCGCTCGGCCTGACAGGGCTCTAG
- a CDS encoding homoserine dehydrogenase has protein sequence MNRKLEDSNDEKGRHTVVLRTALLGCGSVGSQVARILLEEADSLEERIGARLELTGIAVRDTNAIRDVELPPELFTTNATALVKDADIVIELMGGIEPAKTLILAAIENGASVVTGNKALLAQHGPALYEKADAAGVQLSYEAAVAGAVPIVRPIRDSLSGDKITRVLGIVNGTTNYILDQMDSTGVKFYDALADAQQLGYAEADPTADVDGHDAASKAAILATLSFHTRFRLDRVFCEGIRHITAEDIAAAKDAGYVIKLLAIAERTTTGDGDEGVSVRVHPSLLRRTHPLAAVHGAFNAVFVEAEGAGELMFYGQGAGGVPTASAVLGDVVSAARRLVLGGPGRTEIASAEIRPLPIDTVMTSYAIGVEVVDESGVLASIASLFAGRGVSIESMHQSTGQSAQGSAELRFVTHRARESALAATVRDLADMDVVKTVISVLRVEGE, from the coding sequence GTGAACCGGAAACTTGAGGACAGTAACGACGAGAAGGGACGGCACACAGTGGTACTCAGGACAGCTCTCTTGGGATGCGGCAGCGTCGGATCCCAAGTAGCCCGCATCTTGCTTGAAGAGGCGGACTCCCTGGAGGAACGCATCGGTGCCCGGCTGGAACTGACCGGGATCGCCGTGAGAGACACCAACGCCATCAGAGATGTTGAGCTGCCCCCGGAGTTGTTTACCACCAATGCGACGGCGCTGGTCAAAGATGCGGATATCGTCATCGAGCTGATGGGAGGAATTGAACCCGCGAAGACACTCATTCTTGCGGCCATCGAGAACGGCGCGAGCGTGGTGACGGGAAACAAGGCGCTCCTTGCACAGCATGGTCCGGCCCTCTACGAGAAGGCGGACGCTGCCGGTGTGCAGCTCTCCTACGAAGCCGCTGTTGCTGGAGCGGTCCCTATTGTTCGGCCGATCCGCGACAGCCTGTCGGGAGATAAGATCACACGCGTCCTTGGCATCGTCAACGGAACCACCAACTACATTCTTGACCAGATGGACAGCACAGGAGTAAAGTTCTACGATGCGCTCGCGGACGCACAGCAGCTGGGATACGCGGAAGCGGATCCGACGGCGGATGTTGATGGCCACGATGCCGCTTCAAAAGCGGCAATCCTGGCCACGCTGTCCTTTCACACGCGTTTCCGGCTCGATCGGGTCTTCTGCGAGGGTATCCGCCACATCACAGCGGAGGACATTGCGGCAGCGAAGGACGCCGGATATGTCATCAAGTTGTTGGCCATAGCGGAACGGACAACCACGGGCGACGGCGACGAGGGTGTGAGTGTGCGGGTCCATCCCTCATTGCTGCGCCGCACTCACCCCTTGGCCGCGGTCCACGGCGCGTTCAACGCTGTCTTTGTCGAGGCAGAAGGTGCAGGGGAACTAATGTTCTACGGTCAGGGTGCCGGTGGGGTGCCAACGGCCTCAGCCGTGCTGGGTGACGTGGTGAGCGCCGCGAGGCGTTTGGTCCTTGGAGGTCCGGGACGTACTGAAATCGCCTCTGCGGAGATCCGCCCGCTGCCTATCGACACCGTCATGACGAGCTACGCGATCGGCGTTGAGGTGGTGGACGAATCGGGCGTTCTGGCCAGCATTGCAAGCCTCTTTGCCGGACGAGGTGTCTCGATCGAGTCCATGCACCAGAGCACCGGCCAAAGTGCTCAGGGATCGGCTGAATTGCGCTTCGTCACGCACCGTGCGCGAGAATCTGCTCTGGCGGCGACGGTGCGGGATCTGGCTGATATGGATGTAGTGAAGACAGTGATCTCTGTTCTGCGAGTTGAGGGGGAATAA
- the lysA gene encoding diaminopimelate decarboxylase, translating into MGASPLAPGWLSYPSERNSLWVQQWAHDVERLDNGQLSVGGVGVEKIAADFGTPVFVVSETDFRLRARSFLDAFNDAFAPLCGGADVYYAGKSFLCTEVARWVVEEGLRLDTCSGGELAVAERAGLTGPQLGLHGNNKSDAEINRALDLGVGRIIVDSIHELQRIHTIAGGRRAVANVMLRLTPGVHAHTHEFIATAHEDQKFGLSLSPGGDDPRSPAETAVVMALRSPHIKLLGLHCHIGSQIFEPDGFELAATRLLDFLGYVRDTHGVELPELDLGGGYGIAYTEQDEPRPPAEIANAMAAVVGSTCRKLSMAVPRISIEPGRAIAGPTTFTLYEVGTLKTVQVDVSTELGEGGTAPRRYISVDGGMSDNARPVLYDADYSAVLANRASKAEPELSRVVGKHCESGDIVVRDVYLPADICTGDLLAVPGTGAYCWALASNYNYIGRPPVIAVTETCARLIIRGETEEDLLARDMGAPR; encoded by the coding sequence ATGGGTGCCTCACCTCTGGCGCCAGGCTGGCTTTCGTACCCATCGGAGCGCAATAGCCTGTGGGTCCAGCAGTGGGCGCACGACGTCGAAAGGCTCGATAACGGTCAACTGAGCGTTGGGGGTGTTGGCGTGGAAAAAATAGCCGCAGACTTCGGCACGCCTGTCTTTGTCGTATCGGAAACCGACTTTCGCCTCAGAGCACGATCATTCCTGGACGCGTTCAACGATGCCTTCGCGCCCCTGTGCGGTGGCGCGGACGTCTACTACGCGGGGAAATCGTTCTTGTGCACCGAAGTGGCGCGCTGGGTCGTGGAAGAGGGACTTCGGCTGGACACCTGCTCCGGTGGAGAGCTGGCTGTTGCGGAGCGGGCAGGGCTCACCGGGCCGCAACTGGGACTCCACGGCAATAATAAGTCGGACGCAGAAATCAACCGGGCGCTGGACCTTGGAGTGGGTCGGATCATTGTGGACAGCATCCATGAGCTCCAGCGGATCCACACAATCGCCGGCGGGCGGCGGGCGGTGGCCAACGTCATGCTGCGGCTGACGCCCGGCGTGCACGCGCATACGCACGAATTCATCGCCACAGCACACGAGGACCAGAAGTTCGGTCTCTCCCTCTCACCCGGAGGCGATGACCCCCGTTCGCCGGCAGAGACTGCTGTAGTCATGGCACTGAGAAGTCCACACATCAAGCTGTTGGGACTTCACTGCCATATTGGGTCACAGATTTTTGAACCGGATGGCTTTGAACTAGCCGCCACCCGTCTGCTGGACTTCCTCGGCTACGTCAGGGACACTCACGGTGTCGAGCTGCCAGAACTCGATCTCGGTGGCGGTTACGGCATTGCCTATACCGAACAGGATGAGCCAAGACCTCCGGCGGAGATCGCGAACGCAATGGCCGCCGTCGTCGGGTCAACCTGCCGGAAACTCTCAATGGCGGTCCCGCGGATCTCCATTGAGCCGGGCCGCGCTATAGCAGGACCCACAACGTTCACTCTGTATGAGGTGGGCACCCTGAAGACTGTCCAGGTGGACGTGAGCACGGAACTGGGGGAGGGAGGCACTGCGCCTCGCCGGTATATTTCCGTTGACGGGGGAATGAGCGATAACGCCAGGCCAGTGCTCTACGACGCGGATTACTCTGCCGTACTGGCCAACCGGGCCTCGAAAGCTGAACCGGAGCTAAGCCGAGTAGTGGGAAAGCACTGCGAGAGCGGCGACATCGTGGTCAGGGACGTGTACCTTCCCGCTGACATATGCACCGGTGACCTGTTGGCAGTGCCCGGAACCGGAGCCTACTGCTGGGCACTCGCCAGCAATTACAACTACATTGGACGGCCGCCGGTCATTGCCGTGACGGAAACGTGCGCCCGGTTGATCATCCGCGGCGAAACCGAAGAAGACTTGCTGGCCCGGGACATGGGAGCACCGCGGTGA
- the argS gene encoding arginine--tRNA ligase, with protein sequence MTPEELSSAILSCLRDAVSAGDINVDPPAEVRVERPKNRDHGDWATNIALQVAKRAGMNPRDFASLLKGRLEEVDGVASVDIAGPGFLNIVLDASAAGELARNIVDTGSSYGTSQVMSDQRINLEFVSANPTGPIHLGGTRWAAVGDALARIFEAAGAAVTREYYFNDHGSQIDKFARSLLASAKEQPAPEDGYAGQYITDIAARVLSIAPAVLDQDDDASQEQFRAIGVDLMFGDIKASLHAFGVDFDVYFHEDSLHKDGAVGKLLEQLKGSGSLYSADGAWWLRSTEFGDDKDRVVIKSDGDPAYIAGDIAYIQNKLDRGFTLNLYLLGADHHGYVARLKAAAAALGHSADSVEVLIGQMVNLVREGKAVRMSKRAGTVVTLEDLVDAVGVDAARYALARYSADSNIDIDLDLLVKKSNDNPVFYVQYAHARSCAAARNAAAAGVDGSEFDAGTLAHESETELLAHLGTYPSVVAQSAQFREPHRVARHLEVIAGSYHRWYASCRITPIGEQQAAAVNHTRLWLNNATTQVLGNGLGLLGVSAPERM encoded by the coding sequence GTGACTCCAGAAGAACTCAGTTCCGCCATTCTTTCCTGCCTCCGCGATGCCGTTTCCGCCGGCGATATCAACGTTGATCCGCCTGCCGAGGTGCGGGTGGAACGGCCAAAGAACCGCGATCACGGAGATTGGGCCACTAACATCGCTTTGCAGGTGGCCAAGCGTGCAGGGATGAACCCTCGCGATTTTGCCTCGTTGCTGAAGGGCAGGCTGGAAGAAGTCGACGGCGTAGCATCGGTGGACATTGCCGGTCCAGGCTTTCTCAACATTGTTCTGGACGCGTCTGCGGCGGGCGAACTGGCCAGAAACATCGTAGATACAGGTTCCAGCTACGGGACCTCACAGGTTATGTCCGATCAGCGGATTAACTTGGAATTCGTTTCCGCGAATCCCACGGGTCCCATTCATCTCGGCGGCACCCGGTGGGCAGCCGTCGGTGACGCACTAGCGCGGATCTTTGAAGCTGCGGGAGCTGCAGTGACCCGTGAATACTACTTCAACGATCACGGTTCCCAGATCGACAAGTTCGCCCGTTCGCTCCTGGCCAGTGCCAAAGAGCAGCCGGCGCCGGAGGACGGCTATGCGGGTCAGTACATCACTGACATCGCAGCCCGGGTGCTCAGCATCGCACCGGCCGTCCTTGACCAGGATGATGACGCATCCCAGGAACAGTTCCGTGCCATCGGTGTGGACCTCATGTTCGGGGATATCAAGGCATCCCTGCACGCTTTCGGAGTGGATTTCGACGTCTACTTCCACGAGGATTCGCTGCACAAGGACGGCGCGGTCGGTAAGCTGTTGGAACAGCTCAAGGGTTCTGGCAGTCTCTACTCCGCCGACGGTGCGTGGTGGCTACGCTCCACCGAATTCGGTGACGACAAAGACCGTGTAGTTATCAAATCGGACGGTGATCCGGCCTACATTGCCGGTGACATCGCCTACATTCAGAACAAGTTGGACCGCGGATTCACCCTCAACCTCTATCTGCTCGGCGCTGATCACCACGGCTATGTTGCCCGGTTGAAGGCCGCGGCGGCTGCTCTGGGCCACAGCGCAGACTCCGTGGAGGTGCTCATCGGACAGATGGTGAATCTGGTGCGTGAGGGCAAGGCAGTCAGAATGTCCAAACGAGCCGGAACGGTCGTTACCCTGGAGGACCTGGTCGACGCAGTCGGCGTGGACGCTGCCCGCTACGCATTGGCGCGCTACTCCGCAGACTCCAACATCGACATTGATCTGGATCTGCTGGTCAAGAAGTCCAACGACAATCCTGTGTTCTACGTCCAGTACGCACACGCTCGGTCCTGTGCCGCAGCGCGCAACGCGGCTGCCGCAGGGGTGGATGGCTCGGAGTTCGATGCCGGAACACTCGCACATGAAAGCGAGACGGAATTGCTCGCACATCTGGGCACGTATCCATCGGTCGTGGCGCAGTCCGCACAGTTCCGCGAACCCCACCGGGTTGCACGACATCTCGAGGTCATTGCCGGTTCTTATCACCGGTGGTACGCATCTTGCCGCATCACACCCATCGGCGAGCAGCAGGCTGCGGCCGTGAATCACACCAGGCTCTGGCTGAATAACGCCACAACACAGGTCTTGGGAAACGGACTTGGGCTGCTCGGAGTCTCGGCGCCGGAGCGCATGTGA